The following is a genomic window from Roseofilum casamattae BLCC-M143.
CCACATCCAATGGGAAGTTTTTCGCCCTGCTTTCAGCTCGGCTAAGACCTTTTCGTAAATGGTGGCTTGGGCGCCCAAAAAATGTTTTAGGTTATAGCGATCGCTGTCAGTCATTTCGGTTAAACTGAGATTTATGACGAACTAGAAATGGTGCAGTCTTCTGGAGTTTCTTCCGGAAGATCGACATAATCAAACAACACTTTGTTCATGTAATTGTCCGCCCATTCCCGACCGAACGCTTTCTCTAAAACGCGCCGAGTTTTATCATTTTGTTGCTGTTTGGTGCAGTAATAGCGCTGACCGGCCATAATCGTTTTTTCTTCAGTGGCCGAGACCGGTTGCGCCGCAGCCGCTTCGGAACAATGAATCTGCATAAAAGCTTCGACGCGGTTGACAAATCGCGTCTCTTCTGCTTCAGTTTGCGGCCGGATAAACAGACAAAACTCAGAAAAAATATCCGCCCAAGGGGGTAATTGTCGGTATTCGGCAAACTCCGGTTTGGGCAATACTTTCAAGGCTTCGTGATAGGATTCGGGTAGGGTACGGTTGTTTACGGGAGATAAATCGGCGATCGCCGCACTAATTTGCCCTCTCCCAGCCACCAAATCGCAGCCGAACATGGGTAAGTTATAGTGAGGGCGCGGGAACATGACGCAATGGAGAATATCCAATCCTTTACCAACTTTGGCCAGTTCCAGATGAATCTTGCGGAATTGCCGAGTTTGATAGCACCGGTTGTGTATCGTGAGTCTCTCGCCTTCGAGTTTTCCTTCCACATATCCTAATTCTCCTGGCAAGTTGTAGGGTTCTAGCTCCAGGTGAGTTTGCCAAATTTGCTCGAGGGTATCGGCCAATCGGCGAATTAGGGGGTGTTGCTGGTCTCGCAATAACACGGATGACATGGTGTGAAGATCGATTTTTGCTGGCGATTGTTAAGGAGGCTGAAAATAATGCTAACGTTAAGCATATCAACACACCAGGCAAAAGGCAAAAGACAGCTATTGCACCATTGAGGAGAGGGTCATGTTTGGTTTAGGATTACCGGAAGTGGGAATTATCGCGGTTGTCGCTCTGCTGATTTTCGGGCCGAAGAAAATCCCGGAGATGGGGACAGCTCTGGGGAAAACCCTGCGCGGGTTTAAGCAAGAGATGAATTCGACGGATGTGGAGACGGAGGAGTCGGCAGAGAGTCAGAAGTAATGAGGCTGGGGGGCGATCGCCGACTGGTGGAGCAGTTTGTTACGGATTACAAGACGATCGGTCGAGTTGTTCCAATGCTAGTATTGCAGCTTGGGACACATTGGGGCTATCGTCTTTGGCTAAATACTTTAGTGCCGAGCGACTTCGATCGCAAGGAAGATGTCCCAAAGCTTCTGCCAAGCGCTGGCGCACGATCCAATCCTCAGCATTGGCAAACTGGAGAATATTTGGAACGGCATTGATATCGCCAATTTCTCCCAGAGCAGCGATCGCCGCTTGTTGAATGACGACTTCCGGACTCTCTAACGCTTGGATTAACACATCCCGAGCGCGTTGATCGCGCAAATTTCCGAGAGAGACGGCGGCACTAAAACGCACTAACCAATCCGTATCTTCGTAAAAGGCGCGCACCAAAGGTTCAAATGCCCTCAGATCGCGCAAGTATCCTAAAGCACCGGCAGCATCCGCGCGAATCCCATAGTCGGGGTCGCTTTCGAGCAAGTTCACCAGCAAAGGGAAACATTCTTCCGTTCGCTTCACCCCCAAAGCAAAAATTGCCATGGAGCGCACTTGTTGGTTGCGATCGCCCAAAGCCTTCTTAATTAAGGGCATGGCATCCCTTGCCGATACATTGCGCAGGGCCGCGAGTGCCAGCTTGCGATCGCGCAGATCGTCGCTATCGAGTTTGCTTTCTAACTGCTTCAAGCTGGGGATATCCATAGTCCGAGAAAAGATTGGCCAAGCTCAGGTTCTGCCGATTATGGTAACACCACTCTAGAAATCCTGACGTCCAGGAGCACTGCGATCGCAATTACTCGATTAATTACTGGATCGCTTACAGCACTTTGCCCGCTGATGAGGTACATTTTCAATTAACTATGGGTGGGAGTTGCCCTGAAGAATAGGACTAACTTTTTCCCATAAGGATTGGGGTAGAGTATGGTAGTCATCATACACCCGAGCGAAACGGTTTTGGATGTCCTGGAAATGTCGATCTACCCGAACACCACCCATCTGTAAGGGCAGTAAAACTTCTTGCTCGAACAAGGCGATCGCTTTATTTCTCAAGCCTTGTTGATAGAGCCGATAAAAGTACAGTTGTGTTTCCTCAGGCATTCCCACGCATTCCCAAGGAATATAACCTTTCAATCCCAAAAGTTCCGCCCAAATATGTAAGTTTTCTTCCATCTCGAACAGATCGTTGCCAAACGCTGCGATCGTTTTTTCGCGATCGCCATAGGCGCAGAAACTGGCAAAGACGTAGCAGCATTTCTCACAGCGACAGCACCAAGGTTTCTGAACATTGCAAGAGTTG
Proteins encoded in this region:
- a CDS encoding phycocyanobilin:ferredoxin oxidoreductase — its product is MSSVLLRDQQHPLIRRLADTLEQIWQTHLELEPYNLPGELGYVEGKLEGERLTIHNRCYQTRQFRKIHLELAKVGKGLDILHCVMFPRPHYNLPMFGCDLVAGRGQISAAIADLSPVNNRTLPESYHEALKVLPKPEFAEYRQLPPWADIFSEFCLFIRPQTEAEETRFVNRVEAFMQIHCSEAAAAQPVSATEEKTIMAGQRYYCTKQQQNDKTRRVLEKAFGREWADNYMNKVLFDYVDLPEETPEDCTISSSS
- the tatA gene encoding twin-arginine translocase TatA/TatE family subunit translates to MFGLGLPEVGIIAVVALLIFGPKKIPEMGTALGKTLRGFKQEMNSTDVETEESAESQK
- a CDS encoding HEAT repeat domain-containing protein translates to MDIPSLKQLESKLDSDDLRDRKLALAALRNVSARDAMPLIKKALGDRNQQVRSMAIFALGVKRTEECFPLLVNLLESDPDYGIRADAAGALGYLRDLRAFEPLVRAFYEDTDWLVRFSAAVSLGNLRDQRARDVLIQALESPEVVIQQAAIAALGEIGDINAVPNILQFANAEDWIVRQRLAEALGHLPCDRSRSALKYLAKDDSPNVSQAAILALEQLDRSSCNP